The proteins below are encoded in one region of Campylobacter helveticus:
- the rpmC gene encoding 50S ribosomal protein L29 produces MKYTEIKDKTAVELNAMLKEKKLLLFTLKQKLKTMQLTNPKEISQVKKDIARINTAISALR; encoded by the coding sequence AAGATAAGACAGCCGTAGAGCTTAATGCTATGTTGAAAGAAAAGAAGTTGCTTTTATTTACCTTAAAACAAAAGCTAAAAACAATGCAGCTGACTAATCCTAAGGAAATTAGTCAAGTTAAAAAAGACATTGCTAGAATAAATACAGCAATTAGCGCTTTAAGATAA
- the rpsQ gene encoding 30S ribosomal protein S17 produces the protein MAFKREIQGVVVKIAGEKTASILVERKVVHPRYRKIVKRFKKYLIHDERNEAKIGDVVVAVECRPISKRKSFRLKSVLIAGAE, from the coding sequence ATGGCATTTAAAAGAGAAATTCAAGGCGTTGTTGTAAAAATTGCTGGGGAAAAAACAGCTAGTATTTTGGTGGAGAGAAAGGTTGTCCATCCAAGATATAGAAAAATTGTTAAACGCTTTAAAAAATATTTAATTCACGATGAAAGAAATGAAGCTAAAATTGGAGATGTGGTTGTGGCGGTAGAGTGCAGACCTATCTCAAAAAGAAAATCATTTCGCTTGAAATCTGTATTAATAGCAGGAGCTGAGTAA
- the rplN gene encoding 50S ribosomal protein L14 yields MIQSFTRLAVADNSGAKELMCIKVLGGSKRRYATVGDVIVASVKKALPNGKVKKGQVVKAVIVRTKKEIHRDNGSLIRFDENAAVILDAKREPVGTRIFGPVGREVRYGGFMKIVSLAPEVL; encoded by the coding sequence ATGATACAAAGTTTTACAAGACTTGCAGTAGCCGATAATAGCGGTGCAAAAGAGCTAATGTGTATTAAGGTTTTAGGTGGTAGCAAAAGGCGTTATGCTACCGTTGGTGATGTGATTGTTGCATCTGTTAAAAAAGCTTTACCAAATGGAAAAGTGAAAAAAGGTCAGGTGGTTAAAGCGGTTATTGTTAGAACAAAAAAGGAAATCCATAGAGATAATGGTTCTTTAATCCGTTTTGATGAAAACGCTGCTGTCATACTTGATGCTAAAAGAGAGCCTGTGGGAACGCGTATCTTTGGACCTGTTGGCAGAGAAGTGCGCTATGGTGGCTTTATGAAGATTGTATCACTAGCTCCGGAGGTTTTATAA
- the rplX gene encoding 50S ribosomal protein L24 — protein sequence MKLKIKKGDSVKVITGDDKGKTGKVLAVYPKTLKVVVEGCKVVKKAIKPSEKNPNGGFVNKEMPMDISNVAKI from the coding sequence ATGAAATTGAAAATCAAGAAAGGTGATAGCGTTAAGGTTATCACAGGAGATGATAAAGGTAAAACAGGAAAGGTTTTAGCGGTATATCCTAAGACTCTTAAGGTTGTAGTTGAGGGTTGTAAAGTCGTTAAAAAGGCTATTAAGCCGAGCGAGAAAAATCCAAATGGTGGTTTCGTAAATAAGGAAATGCCTATGGATATCTCTAATGTGGCAAAAATTTAG
- the rplE gene encoding 50S ribosomal protein L5, giving the protein MRLKEKYSQNIKAALVKEFDIKNPMLIPALEKVVISVGAGELAKDQKVLQNVADTISLIAGQRAVITKAKKSVAGFKVREGFPVGVMVTLRKDNMFAFLDKLISIALPRVKDFRGLSRDGFDGRGNYNFGLNEQLMFPEVEYDKILRTHGMNISIVTTAQNDKEAQKLLELIGVPFAKGK; this is encoded by the coding sequence ATGAGATTGAAAGAAAAATATAGTCAAAATATTAAAGCAGCTTTAGTAAAGGAATTTGATATTAAAAATCCTATGCTTATCCCTGCTCTTGAAAAAGTTGTTATTAGCGTAGGTGCTGGAGAATTAGCCAAAGACCAAAAGGTATTGCAGAATGTGGCTGATACCATTTCTTTAATCGCAGGACAAAGAGCTGTGATTACTAAGGCAAAAAAATCTGTTGCGGGTTTTAAAGTTCGCGAAGGTTTTCCTGTCGGCGTAATGGTAACTTTAAGAAAGGATAATATGTTTGCTTTCTTAGATAAACTTATTTCTATCGCACTTCCAAGGGTGAAAGATTTTAGAGGACTTAGCAGAGATGGCTTTGATGGTAGAGGAAATTATAATTTTGGACTTAATGAGCAGCTAATGTTTCCAGAGGTGGAATACGATAAAATCTTACGCACTCACGGGATGAACATTTCTATTGTTACAACAGCACAAAATGATAAAGAGGCACAAAAGCTTTTAGAGCTTATCGGTGTGCCATTTGCAAAAGGAAAATAA
- a CDS encoding type Z 30S ribosomal protein S14, with amino-acid sequence MAKKSMIAKAARKPKFKVRGYTRCQICGRPHSVYRDFGICRVCLRKMGNEGLIPGLKKASW; translated from the coding sequence ATGGCTAAAAAATCAATGATAGCAAAAGCAGCGCGTAAGCCTAAATTTAAAGTTCGTGGTTATACAAGATGCCAAATTTGTGGACGCCCACATTCAGTTTATAGAGATTTTGGAATTTGCAGGGTTTGCCTTAGAAAGATGGGCAATGAGGGCTTGATTCCGGGTCTTAAAAAAGCAAGCTGGTAA
- the rpsH gene encoding 30S ribosomal protein S8, with protein sequence MINDIISDSLTRIRNAGMRRLETTKLLHSKVVEALVGIFQAKGYIESFNVIEEDKKKFINVVLKYDEKGKSVINELKRISKPGRRVYKGKDEIKRFKNGYGTIVVSTSRGVLANDEAFKAGVGGEILCTIW encoded by the coding sequence ATGATAAATGATATAATTTCAGATTCTCTTACACGCATTAGAAATGCAGGTATGAGAAGACTTGAGACAACTAAACTTTTACATTCTAAAGTTGTGGAAGCTTTAGTGGGAATTTTCCAAGCTAAGGGCTATATAGAAAGTTTTAATGTCATAGAAGAAGACAAGAAAAAATTTATCAATGTTGTTTTGAAATATGATGAAAAGGGCAAAAGTGTGATTAATGAGCTTAAGAGGATTTCTAAGCCCGGACGCCGTGTTTATAAGGGTAAAGATGAAATTAAGCGTTTTAAAAATGGTTATGGTACTATCGTAGTTAGCACAAGTCGTGGCGTTTTAGCTAATGATGAAGCTTTTAAGGCGGGTGTTGGCGGCGAAATTTTATGTACCATTTGGTAG
- the rplF gene encoding 50S ribosomal protein L6 yields the protein MSRIGKQPVAIPNGVEVKLEGTLLKFKKGNLTKDLDTKANVNVEIKENQILFSPKGEDRQSRAYWGTYRALASNIVVGLTEGFSKTLEINGVGYKAALKGKVLELSLGFSHPINYEIPAGIEISVDKNNVIIKGSDKQVVGQVAAQIREFRPPEPYKGKGVKYSDERIIRKAGKTSKK from the coding sequence ATGTCTCGTATAGGTAAGCAGCCTGTCGCTATTCCAAATGGCGTAGAGGTGAAGTTAGAAGGAACTTTGTTAAAATTTAAAAAAGGAAATTTAACAAAGGATTTGGACACTAAGGCAAATGTAAATGTTGAGATTAAAGAAAATCAAATTCTTTTTTCTCCAAAAGGTGAAGATAGACAGAGCAGAGCGTATTGGGGAACTTATAGGGCTTTAGCAAGTAATATTGTTGTAGGTTTAACTGAAGGTTTTTCTAAGACTTTAGAAATTAATGGTGTGGGTTATAAAGCGGCTTTAAAGGGTAAGGTTTTAGAGCTAAGTCTTGGTTTTTCTCATCCTATTAACTACGAAATTCCAGCGGGAATTGAGATAAGTGTAGATAAAAATAATGTGATTATTAAGGGAAGCGATAAGCAAGTTGTAGGACAAGTTGCTGCGCAAATTCGTGAATTTAGACCACCTGAGCCATACAAAGGGAAGGGTGTGAAGTATTCTGATGAGCGTATTATCCGCAAAGCTGGTAAGACATCGAAGAAGTAA
- the rplR gene encoding 50S ribosomal protein L18 yields MRANVLKRKISLRIKRKKRIRAKISGCATLPRISVFKSNRTLYIQAIDDVKNVTLAAADGHKLGIKANKEGAKKIGAEFAKTLKAQKIEEGVFDRNGYVYHGVIAALAESLRENGIRL; encoded by the coding sequence ATGAGAGCAAATGTATTAAAAAGAAAAATTAGTCTTAGAATTAAAAGAAAAAAAAGAATTAGAGCAAAAATTTCAGGTTGTGCTACTCTTCCTAGAATTTCGGTATTTAAGTCTAACAGAACGCTATATATCCAAGCTATCGATGATGTAAAAAATGTAACTTTAGCTGCGGCCGATGGACACAAGTTAGGCATTAAGGCAAATAAAGAAGGTGCAAAAAAAATCGGTGCAGAATTTGCAAAGACTCTTAAGGCACAAAAAATTGAAGAAGGTGTCTTTGATAGAAATGGCTATGTGTATCACGGAGTAATTGCAGCCTTGGCAGAATCTTTGAGAGAAAATGGCATTAGGCTATAA
- the rpsE gene encoding 30S ribosomal protein S5, translating to MEKYNREEFEEVIVDIGRVTKVVKGGRRFRFTALVIVGNRKGLVGVGYGKAKEVPDAIRKAVDDAFKNMVEVKTKGSTIAHDVEVKYNASRILLKPASEGTGVIAGGFTRPIVELAGIKDILTKSLGSNNSANVVRATIKALTMLKG from the coding sequence ATGGAAAAGTACAATAGAGAAGAATTTGAAGAAGTAATTGTTGATATAGGTAGAGTTACAAAGGTTGTTAAGGGTGGTAGAAGATTTCGCTTTACAGCATTAGTTATAGTAGGTAATAGAAAAGGGCTTGTTGGTGTAGGATATGGTAAAGCTAAAGAGGTCCCTGATGCTATTCGTAAAGCTGTCGATGATGCTTTTAAAAATATGGTCGAGGTTAAAACAAAGGGTTCTACCATCGCTCACGATGTTGAGGTGAAATATAATGCTAGTCGCATTTTACTTAAGCCTGCTAGTGAGGGAACGGGTGTTATAGCCGGTGGTTTTACGCGTCCTATCGTGGAGCTTGCTGGGATTAAAGATATTTTAACTAAATCTTTAGGTTCAAATAATTCGGCAAATGTGGTTCGTGCGACTATTAAAGCCTTAACTATGTTAAAAGGATAA